One genomic region from Enoplosus armatus isolate fEnoArm2 chromosome 17, fEnoArm2.hap1, whole genome shotgun sequence encodes:
- the psmd3 gene encoding 26S proteasome non-ATPase regulatory subunit 3 produces MKETAAKRRDKAGGRDRDSKAEKPKDPGPEPQDVEMPEEEAANAAKQPKELDSLTLEDIKEHVKQIEKAVSGKEPRFVLRALRALPSTSRRLNTNVLHKAIFGFFTNNTTTRDFLLGFLEEPMEMADGDVQFRPRTGKAASAPLLPEVEAYLQLLLVVHLTNNKRYTEAQKISDDLLQKIGSKNRRALDLVAAKCYYYHARVYEFLNKFDTMRSFLHTRLRTATLRHDADGQAVLLNLLLRNYLHFNLYDQAEKLVSKSVFPELANNNEWARYLYYTGRIKAIQLEYSEARRTLTNALRKAPQHTAVGFKQTVHKLLIVVELLLGEIPDRLQFRQPSLKRSLMPYFLLTQAVRTGNLAKFNQALEQFGEKFQTDGTYTLIIRLRHNVIKTGVRMISLSYSRISLADIAQKLQLDSPEDAEFIVAKAIRDGVIEASINHEKGFVQSKETMDIYGTREPQLAFHQRISFCLDIHNMSVKAMRFPPKAYNKDLESAEERREREQQDLEFAKEMAEDDDDSFP; encoded by the exons ATGAAGGAGACTGCGGCCAAGCGGCGGGACAAAGCGGGAGGCCGGGACCGGGACTCCAAAGCCGAGAAGCCGAAGGACCCGGGCCCCGAGCCGCAAGACGTGGAGATgccggaggaggaggcggcTAACGCGGCTAAACAGCCTAAAGAGCTGGACAGCTTGACTCTAGAGG acattAAGGAGCATGTGAAGCAGATAGAGAAGGCGGTGTCGGGGAAGGAGCCTCGGTTTGTCCTTCGTGCTCTCAGAGCGTTGCCGTCCACCAGCCGTCGTCTCAACACCAACGTGCTGCATAAAGCCATCTTTGGCTTCTTCAccaacaacaccaccaccagagACTTCCTGCTCGGCTTCCTGGAGGAG ccgaTGGAGATGGCGGATGGAGACGTCCAGTTCCGTCCGAGGACAGGTAAAGCAGCCTCGGCTCCTCTGCTGCCGGAGGTGGAGGCttacctgcagctgctgctggtggttcACCTGACCAACAACAAGAGATACACAgag gctcAGAAAATTTCAGACGACTTGCTGCAGAAGATCGGCTCTAAGAACCGCAGAGCTCTGGATCTGGTTGCTGCCAAGTGTTACTATTACCACGCCCGAGTGTACGAGTTCCTCAACAAGTTCGACACCATgcgcag TTTCCTCCACACTCGTCTGCGTACGGCGACTCTGCGTCATGACGCTGATGGCCAGGCTGTCCTCCTCAACCTACTGCTGAGGAACTACCTGCACTTCAACCTGTACGACCAGGCCGAGAAGCTGGTGTCCAAATCAGTTTTCCCTGAACTCGCCAACAACAACGAGTGGGCCAGATACTTGTACTACACAG GTCGTATTAAGGCGATCCAGTTGGAGTACTCTGAGGCTCGCAGGACTCTGACCAACGCTCTGAGGAAAGCTCCACAACACACTGCTGTGGGCTTCAAACAGACG GTCCACAAGCTGCTGATCGTGGTGGAGTTGTTGTTGGGAGAGATTCCTGACAGACTTCAGTTCAGACAGCCATCACTGAAGAGATCACTGATGCCGTACTTCCTGCTGACTCAGG cggTGAGAACAGGTAACCTGGCCAAGTTTAACCAGGCGCTGGAGCAGTTTGGGGAGAAGTTTCAGACAGACGGGACATATACACTCATCATCCGCCTGAGACACAACGTCATCAAGACCG gTGTGCGTATGATCAGCCTGTCGTACTCTCGTATCTCTCTGGCCGACATCGCTCAGAAGCTGCAGCTCGACAGTCCAGAGGATGCAGAGTTCATCGTCGCCAAG gcGATCCGTGATGGAGTGATCGAGGCCAGCATCAACCACGAGAAAGGCTTTGTCCAATCAAAAGAGACTATGGACATTTACGGGACCAGAGAGCCTCAGCTGGCTTTTCACCAGAGAATCTCCTTCTGCCTGGACATCCACAACATGTCTGTCaag gccaTGAGGTTTCCTCCTAAAGCTTACAACAAAGACCTGGAGTCAGCAGag GAGCGTCGGGAGCGTGAGCAGCAGGATCTGGAGTTTGCCAAAGAAATGGCCGAAGACGACGACGACAGCTTCCCGTGA
- the csf3b gene encoding colony stimulating factor 3 (granulocyte) b: MNSLIVVALLHYFLFAVLVQSAPVSLPFGPLPAFREAAERAKTLVEKILRDIPAVHTATVNTEGLTLDPSTQTTNLQMMVTSLGIPASPVLKPLSEHFTLDICVSRMSAGSQLYQGLLGVLSEKLSGLSDLQADLRDLLTHINKMKEVARLGGGVVDQNHSPDLASRLHGNYKVQVAAHLTLTQLRSFCHDLIRSLRAVATYRPQTAGTR, from the exons ATGAACTCCCTGATAG TTGTCGCACTGCTGcactacttcctgtttgcagtttTGGTCCAATCAGCCCCCGTCAGCTTGCCATTCGGCCCGCTGCCGGCGTTCAGAGAGGCGGCCGAGCGGGCAAAGACGCTGGTGGAGAAAATCCTGAGAGACATCCCCGCCGTGCACACCGCCACCGTCAACACTGAG GGTTTGACCCTTGACCCCTCCACCCAGACAACAAACCTGCAGATGATGGTGACATCCCTGGGCATCCCAGCCTCCCCCGTCCTCAAACCGCTGTCCGAACACTTCACACTG GACATCTGTGTGAGTCGCATGTCAGCGGGCAGCCAGCTGTACCAGGGGCTGCTGGGAGTTTTGTCTGAGAAACTGAGTGGACTGAGCGACCTGCAAGCCGACCTCAGAGACCTGCTGACACACATCAACAAG atgaAGGAGGTGGCTCGGCTTGGCGGCGGAGTGGTGGATCAGAACCACAGTCCAGACCTGGCCTCTCGTCTCCATGGAAACTACAAGGTCCAGGTGGCGGCCCACCTGACACTGACACAGCTTCGCTCCTTCTGCCACGATCTGATCCGCAGCCTGAGAGCTGTCGCCACCTACAGGCCCCAAACTGCAGGTACACGCTAA